The stretch of DNA AAAATACGGGTCATACCGCATTTACGACCGACTACACCAATAGTCATGTTGTAAACCTCATGAGTGTACGGGGCTTTCACCCGCTATGGCCGCCCATTTCAGAGCGTTACACGACTAAGACCGAGTCTTAGCCGAGGCTGATCTGCACTTCCACACCGGCCGCAAGATCAAGCTTCATAAGAGCATCAACGGTTTTATCCGTTGGCTGGACGATGTCCAGAACGCGCTTATGAGTGCGGATTTCGTACTGGTCGCGCGCGTCTTTGTTGACGTGCGGGGAAACCAGAACGGTGAACCGCTCTTTACGGGTAGGCAGTGGAATTGGACCACGCACTTGAGCACCAGTACGTTTCGCGGTTTCCACGATTTCCTGGGTTGATTGGTCGATCAGGCGATGGTCGAAAGCCTTCAACCTGATACGGATTTGCTGATTTTGCATTGGATTTCAGACTCCGGCTGCTATTCCCACCGGGCGCAATACGCCCGTTAAAAGGAGGCGCAATTCTATAGACGCCCCAGATAGGTGTCAACCCAATAAAAAAGCCCCCGCTAAGCGGGGGCTTTTTCAATTCATCAAGCAGACTCTATAAAAAAGAATTACTCGATGATTTTTGCTACGACACCAGCGCCGACGGTACGACCGCCTTCACGGATAGCGAAACGCAGACCGTCTTCCATTGCGATGGTTTTGATCAGGGTAACAGTCATCTGAATGTTGTCACCTGGCATTACCATTTCAACGCCTTCTGGCAGCTCGCAGTTACCAGTCACGTCAGTAGTACGGAAGTAGAACTGTGGACGGTAGCCTTTGAAGAACGGAGTGTGACGACCGCCTTCTTCCTTGCTCAGAACATAAACTTCTGCAGTGAACTTGGTGTGCGGCTTAACCGAACCCGGCTTAACCAGAACCTGACCACGCTCAACGTCGTCACGCTTGGTGCCACGCAGCAGAACGCCGCAGTTCTCGCCAGCACGACCTTCGTCGAGCAGCTTGCGGAACATTTCAACACCGGTGCAAGTAGTAACGGTGGTGTCACGCAGGCCAACGATTTCCAGCGGATCCTGAACGCGAACGATACCGCGCTCGATACGACCAGTCACAACAGTACCGCGACCCGAGATCGAGAACACGTCTTCGATTGGCATCAGGAACGGCTTATCGATCATACGAACTGGCTCTGGAATGTAGGCATCCAGAGTCTCTACCAGCTTCTTAACAGCGGTAGTGCCCATCTCGTTGTCGTCTTTGCCTTCCAGCGCCATACGAGCCGAACCGATGATGATTGGAGTGTCATCGCCCGGGAAGTCATAGGTGGACAGCAGGTCGCGAACTTCCATCTCAACCAGTTCCAGCAGCTCAGCGTCGTCTACCAGGTCAGCCTTGTTCAGGAAAACCACGATGTACGGAACGCCTACCTGACGGGACAGCAGGATGTGCTCACGGGTTTGTGGCATCGGACCATCAGCGGCCGAGCAAACCAGAATAGCGCCGTCCATTTGAGCAGCACCGGTGATCATGTTCTTCACGTAGTCAGCGTGACCTGGGCAGTCAACGTGAGCGTAGTGACGGATCTTCGAGTTGTACTCAACGTGCGCGGTGTTGATGGTGATACCGCGAGCTTTTTCTTCTGGTGCGCTGTCAATCTTGTCGAAGTCAACGATTGCGGAACCGAAAACTTCGGAGCAAACGCGAGTCAGAGCAGCAGTCAGAGTGGTTTTACCGTGGTCAACGTGACCAATGGTGCCAACGTTGACGTGCGGTAGGGAACGATCAAATTTTTCTTTAGCCACGACAATTAACTCCTAGCCTAAAGGGGCTGAATCAGCCTTGTTTTTTGGTTACGGATTCGACGATGTGCGACGGAGCCGTATCGTATTTTTTGAATTCCATAGAGTAGCTTGCGCGACCCTGGGACATGGAACGAACGTCGGTCGCATAACCGAACATCTCACCCAGTGGAACCTCGGCACGGATAACCTTGCCGGACACTGTGTCTTCCATACCCTGGATCATGCCGCGACGACGGTTAAGGTCGCCCATCACATCACCCATATAGTCTTCAGGCGTAACAACCTCTACAGCCATGATCGGCTCGAGCAACTCACCACCGCCCTTCTGGGCCAGTTGCTTGGTCGCCATGGAGGCAGCCACTTTAAACGCCATCTCGTTGGAGTCGACGTCGTGGTAAGAACCATCGAACACGGTAGCCTTCAGGCCGATCAGCGGATAGCCGGCAACAACGCCGTTCTTCATCTGCTCTTCGATACCCTTCTGGATAGCCGGGATGTATTCCTTAGGAACCACACCACCTACAACCTCGTTCACGAATTGCAGACCTTCCTGACCTTCGTCAGCAGGAGCAAAACGGATCCAGCAGTGGCCGAACTGACCACGACCGCCGGACTGACGAACGAACTTGCCTTCGATTTCACAGTTCTTCGTGATGCGCTCACGATAGGAAACCTGAGGCTTACCGATGTTGGCTTCGACGTTGAACTCACGGCGCATCCGGTCAACCAGGATGTCCAGGTGCAACTCGCCCATGCCGGAGATGATCGTCTGACCAGTCTCTTCATCAGTCTTGACGCGGAAAGACGGGTCTTCCTGAGCAAGTTTGCCCAGAGCGATACCCATTTTTTCCTGGTCATCCTTGGTCTTAGGTTCTACGGCAACCGAAATAACCGGCTCCGGGAAGTCCATACGAACCAGGATGATTGGCTTGTCAGCGTTGCAGAGGGTTTCACCAGTGGTGACGTCCTTCATGCCGATCAGGGCCGCGATGTCACCAGCGCGCACTTCCTTGATCTCTTCACGGGCGTTTGCGTGCATTTGCACCATACGACCCACGCGCTCTTTCTTGCCTTTAACCGAGTTGATCACGCCGTCGCCGGAGTTCAACACGCCCGAGTAAACGCGGACGAAGGTCAAGGTACCCACGAATGGGTCGGTGGCGATTTTGAACGCCAGAGCAGCAAACGGCTCGTCATCACTTGCGTGACGCTCCATTTCCTCTTCCTCGTTATCAGGATTAGAACCCTTGATAGCAGGAATGTCGGTCGGAGCAGGCAGGAAGTCGATAACGGCGTCGAGAACCAGGGGAACACCCTTGTTCTTGAACGACGAACCGCAAACGGCCAGAACGATTTCGCCGGCGATAGTACGCTGACGCAAAGCAGCTTTGATCTCTTCGATCGTCAGCTCTTCGCCTTCAAGGTACTTGTTCATCAGCTCTTCGTTGGCTTCGGCGGCAGCCTCAACCATGTTGTTGCGCCACTCTTCAGCCAGCTCTTGGAGCTCGGCAGGAATGTCCTTGCGAACAGGGACCATACCTTTGTCAGAGTCGTTCCAGTAAACAGCTTGCATGTTGATCAGATCGATCTGACCCTGAAAGTTGTCTTCGGAACCGATGGCCAACTGGATCGGCACCGGAGTGTGACCCAGACGCTGCTTGATCTGACCGATCACGCGCAGGAAGTTGGCACCAGCACGGTCCATCTTGTTTACGTAAACAAGACGTGGAACGCCGTATTTGTTGGCTTGACGCCATACGGTTTCCGACTGAGGCTCAACACCCGAAGTACCGCAGAACACTACAACAGCGCCGTCGAGTACGCGCAGGGAACGCTCTACTTCAATGGTGAAGTCTACGTGGCCCGGGGTATCGATTACGTTGAAGCGATGCTCGTGCGCATACTGCTTCTCGGAACCTTTCCAGAAGGCAGTGATAGCAGCAGAAGTAATGGTAATACCACGCTCCTGCTCCTGCACCATCCAGTCTGTGGTCGCGGCGCCATCATGCACCTCGCCCATTTTGTGACTTTTGCCGGTGTAAAAAAGGACGCGCTCGGTGGTGGTGGTTTTACCAGCATCCACGTGAGCGACGATACCGATGTTACGGTAGCGGCTAATCGGAGTAGTACGAGCCATAAAGCCCTCGCAAAATTAGTGAAGCTAAAATTAGAAGCGGTAGTGCGAGAAAGCTTTGTTAGCTTCAGCCATACGGTGCACGTCTTCACGCTTCTTAACAGCAGCACCTTTACCTTCAGCAGCATCCAGCAGTTCGCCAGCCAAACGCAGAGCCATAGACTTCTCGCCACGCTTACGGGCGAAGTCTACCAACCAGCGCATTGCCAGAGCGTTACGACGGGAAGGACGAACCTCGACCGGAACCTGGTAAGTAGCACCACCAACGCGGCGCGACTTCACTTCGACCAGCGGAGCGATGGCGTCGAGTGCTTTTTCGAAGAGTTCCAGGGGATCGGTGCCAGCCTTACGGGTCGCAACGGTTTCCAGGGCACCATAAACGATACGCTCGGCAACGGCTTTCTTGCCGCTTTCCATAACGTGGTTCATGAATTTGGCGAGGATCTGGCTTCCGTATTTCGGATCGTCCAGAATCTCACGCTTTGCTGCTACGCGACGTCTTGGCATGATAAGCCCTCAAGCGGTCTTCAGGTTAGCTCGGGACAGATCCAATGGATGCGTGCCCGACCTTACTCTTATCGACTCAATAAAATGAAAATCTGCAAAACGGCCGATTACTTCGGACGCTTGGTACCGTACTTCGAACGACCCTGGTTACGGCCTTTGACGCCGGAAGTATCCAAGGAGCCGCGAACGGTGTGATAACGAACACCTGGCAAGTCTTTTACACGACCGCCGCGGATCAGTACCACGCTGTGCTCTTGCAGGTTGTGGCCTTCACCACCGATGTACGAGGAAACCTCGAAACCGTTGGTCAGGCGCACACGGCATACTTTACGCAGTGCCGAGTTAGGTTTTTTCGGCGTAGTGGTGTACACACGGGTGCACACGCCACGACGTTGCGGGCAGTTCTGCAGCGCAGGCACGTCGGATTTCTCGACGATACGCTTACGCGGCTGACGTACCAGCTGGTTGATAGTTGCCATCTACTAGCTCCACTGTTGTCTTGCGACGCTATTGTCTTGCAAGAAAAGCAAAATGGCAGGAACGAATTCCCGCCAAATTTAGGGGATCAAGAGTCTAAAGAGGATCTTGTCCCCAGTCAAGGCAAGGCCCCGACCTCCCCGCCCCTCGAACCTCGACAAAATGTCTCGATTCGATGAACGGAGCGATCAGGGCCTTACGCTCATTTATCGCAGAACTCAGTTACCGCTCGAGTTCAGCGCTTCGGTCAGTGCAGCTTCCACCTCACTGGCGCTTACGCGCAACGGTTTGTCAGCATCACGACGACGCTTGCGCTCGCTGTGATAAGCCAGACCGGTACCAGCCGGGATCAGACGACCCACGACCACGTTTTCTTTCAGGCCGCGCAGGTAATCGCGCTTGCCGGTGACTGCCGCTTCGGTCAGTACGCGAGTGGTTTCCTGGAAGGAAGCCGCCGAGATGAACGATTCAGTGGACAACGACGCCTTGGTGATACCCAGCAGAACGCGAGTGTACTTGGAGACGAACTTGTCTTCGCCACCCAGACGCTCGTTCTCTACTAGTACGTGAGTCAGTTCCATCTGGTCACCCTTGATGAAACTGGAATCGCCGGATTCAGCGATTTCAACTTTACGCAGCATCTGACGCAGGATGGTCTCGATGTGCTTGTCGTTGATCTTCACGCCTTGCAGACGGTAAACGTCCTGGATCTCGTTAACGATGTACTTGGCCAGCGCGCTCACACCCAGCAGACGCAGGATGTCGTGCGGATCGCTTGGACCGTCGGAGATAACTTCGCCGCGGTTTACCTGCTCGCCTTCGAACACGTTCAGGTGACGCCACTTCGGAATCAGCTCTTCGTACGGATCGGAACCGTCGTTCGGGGTGATAACCAGACGGCGCTTGCCTTTGGTCTCTTTACCGAACGCGATGGTGCCGCTGACTTCAGCCAGAATCGACGCTTCTTTCGGACGACGAGCTTCGAACAAGTCGGCAACACGCGGCAGACCACCGGTGATGTCGCGGGTCTTCGAAGTTTCTTGCGGGATACGAGCGATAACATCACCGATCGCGATCTTCGCACCGTCCGCAACACCGACCAAGGCGTTGGCTGGCAGGAAGTACTGAGCGATAACGTCAGTGCCTGGCAGCAACAGATCCTTGCCGTTGTCGTCGACCATCTTCACCGCTGGACGGATTTCTTTGCCCGCAGCTGGACGATCTTTCGCGTCGAGTACTTCAATGTTGGTCATACCGGTCAATTCGTCAGTCTGACGCTTGATCGTGATGCCTTCTTCCATGCCCACGTAGGTCACGGTACCTTTCATTTCGGTAACGATCGGGTGAGTGTGCGGATCCCACTTGGCCACGATTGCGCCAGCGTCGACCTTGTCACCTTCTTTAACCGAAATCACAGCACCGTACGGCAGCTTGTAACGCTCGCGCTCACGACCGAAGTCATCA from Pseudomonas sp. P8_229 encodes:
- the rpsJ gene encoding 30S ribosomal protein S10 translates to MQNQQIRIRLKAFDHRLIDQSTQEIVETAKRTGAQVRGPIPLPTRKERFTVLVSPHVNKDARDQYEIRTHKRVLDIVQPTDKTVDALMKLDLAAGVEVQISLG
- the rpsL gene encoding 30S ribosomal protein S12 translates to MATINQLVRQPRKRIVEKSDVPALQNCPQRRGVCTRVYTTTPKKPNSALRKVCRVRLTNGFEVSSYIGGEGHNLQEHSVVLIRGGRVKDLPGVRYHTVRGSLDTSGVKGRNQGRSKYGTKRPK
- the fusA gene encoding elongation factor G, yielding MARTTPISRYRNIGIVAHVDAGKTTTTERVLFYTGKSHKMGEVHDGAATTDWMVQEQERGITITSAAITAFWKGSEKQYAHEHRFNVIDTPGHVDFTIEVERSLRVLDGAVVVFCGTSGVEPQSETVWRQANKYGVPRLVYVNKMDRAGANFLRVIGQIKQRLGHTPVPIQLAIGSEDNFQGQIDLINMQAVYWNDSDKGMVPVRKDIPAELQELAEEWRNNMVEAAAEANEELMNKYLEGEELTIEEIKAALRQRTIAGEIVLAVCGSSFKNKGVPLVLDAVIDFLPAPTDIPAIKGSNPDNEEEEMERHASDDEPFAALAFKIATDPFVGTLTFVRVYSGVLNSGDGVINSVKGKKERVGRMVQMHANAREEIKEVRAGDIAALIGMKDVTTGETLCNADKPIILVRMDFPEPVISVAVEPKTKDDQEKMGIALGKLAQEDPSFRVKTDEETGQTIISGMGELHLDILVDRMRREFNVEANIGKPQVSYRERITKNCEIEGKFVRQSGGRGQFGHCWIRFAPADEGQEGLQFVNEVVGGVVPKEYIPAIQKGIEEQMKNGVVAGYPLIGLKATVFDGSYHDVDSNEMAFKVAASMATKQLAQKGGGELLEPIMAVEVVTPEDYMGDVMGDLNRRRGMIQGMEDTVSGKVIRAEVPLGEMFGYATDVRSMSQGRASYSMEFKKYDTAPSHIVESVTKKQG
- the tuf gene encoding elongation factor Tu, encoding MAKEKFDRSLPHVNVGTIGHVDHGKTTLTAALTRVCSEVFGSAIVDFDKIDSAPEEKARGITINTAHVEYNSKIRHYAHVDCPGHADYVKNMITGAAQMDGAILVCSAADGPMPQTREHILLSRQVGVPYIVVFLNKADLVDDAELLELVEMEVRDLLSTYDFPGDDTPIIIGSARMALEGKDDNEMGTTAVKKLVETLDAYIPEPVRMIDKPFLMPIEDVFSISGRGTVVTGRIERGIVRVQDPLEIVGLRDTTVTTCTGVEMFRKLLDEGRAGENCGVLLRGTKRDDVERGQVLVKPGSVKPHTKFTAEVYVLSKEEGGRHTPFFKGYRPQFYFRTTDVTGNCELPEGVEMVMPGDNIQMTVTLIKTIAMEDGLRFAIREGGRTVGAGVVAKIIE
- the rpsG gene encoding 30S ribosomal protein S7 — protein: MPRRRVAAKREILDDPKYGSQILAKFMNHVMESGKKAVAERIVYGALETVATRKAGTDPLELFEKALDAIAPLVEVKSRRVGGATYQVPVEVRPSRRNALAMRWLVDFARKRGEKSMALRLAGELLDAAEGKGAAVKKREDVHRMAEANKAFSHYRF